One window of the Trifolium pratense cultivar HEN17-A07 linkage group LG2, ARS_RC_1.1, whole genome shotgun sequence genome contains the following:
- the LOC123905473 gene encoding uncharacterized protein LOC123905473 isoform X2, which translates to MASTPPPPDSHPQPSYSRERYLEAILLEADKLKNSEEAYQLVFSTALATSLWHDQNLGWPILEFEGRDALLEKALLFASDVSSKFRDCAIEEAKLLSSSIDPSIFEIVNNMKAFRTHDSFRGITLCLKKLLDFHCNEDLSEYDWPENMFGFDDNCIEDMMMNRKLSLETFIYCWTCLKKNMEALVNCLGSEFNGDSEIDRFVLSYLGVWNLDGTYVLLMPEAKWVEELADKSLKRNGSLVSVDFEDLVTSAGRIWIEEMSVFAMTCCDQLESIADFLYQKKYPSKALCFMTFLHIFEVIRFLKPYLRRLQHTEALTMYEQLRKRAVHVFYVLVNPLGWDTSMTKDMALARKSEACLVVATEYMREKIKGKNRLNESDMALVAQMVLSTPNLRKEVYINLQKKLKNNEVWYNFIGTYVEEVSELNQLLSLYEVVKHTKMCSKWKDQEERVMSYRQMYMIERLLTLTSLAKGTSYLTKSNLADLIVQYDEQSSLRLSSLGSIKANQLEDILMFFAKFLVEFTKNLNLFPVEDLCCLTLRAVVWACLLYLTFGGEHLDFLKCMLLDDNITSHLPSTFKKALEIRRKEDIIDVKMVARAFQKLNNPLMLIQSLRKEDNSVTILYADSDSDSTFDAGSSCFWDALQDCSSKISHIQKFLDRMLPLLSSSVQDPICIANQCQMREFTRLIGEMEQLHEEVKHSPCCMDLVVKISKTILLRRSRMTGILDQHILLCKKNDADEEEEWETETDEENEEVKNDYKYEGDFNTDDDEW; encoded by the exons ATGGCTTCAACTCCACCTCCACCAGATTCTCATCCTCAGCCTTCTTATTCAA GGGAGCGTTATTTGGAGGCTATTTTACTTGAGGCTGATAAGCTGAAAAATTCTGAGGAAGCTTATCAACTTGTTTTTTCGACTGCACTTGCCACTTCTCTTTGGCATGATCAAAACTTGGGATGGCCTATATTGGAGTTTGAAGGGAGGGATGCGCTTCTGGAAAAAGCCTTGTTATTTGCAAGTGATGTGTCAAGCAAATTTCGTGATTGTGCAATTGAGGAAGCTAAGCTACTATCATCATCAATTGATCCCAGCATTTTTGAAATAGTGAATAATATGAAAGCTTTTCGCACGCATGATTCTTTTAGAGGGATAACACTGTGTTTGAAGAAACTTTTGGATTTTCATTGTAATGAAGATCTCTCTGAATACGATTGGCCGGAGAATATGTTTGGGTTTGATGATAATTGTATTGAAGACATGATGATGAATAGGAAGCTTTCTCTTGAGACATTTATTTACTGTTGGACATGTTTGAAGAAAAACATGGAGGCTTTAGTAAACTGTCTTGGCAGTGAGTTCAATGGTGACAGTGAGATTGACAGGTTTGTATTGAGCTACTTGGGTGTGTGGAATCTGGATGGCACTTATGTTCTGCTCATGCCTGAAGCCAAGTGGGTGGAGGAGCTGGCCGATAAAAGTCTAAAGAGAAATGGAAGTCTAGTCTCAGTTGACTTTGAAGATTTGGTTACTTCTGCTGGGAGaatttggattgaagaaatGTCAGTTTTTGCAATGACTTGTTGCGACCAACTTGAGAGCATTGCTGATTTTTTATATCAGAAAAAGtatccttctaaagctctttgCTTCATGACATTTCTGCACATATTTGAGGTGATTCGATTTCTCAAACCGTATCTGCGTAGGCTTCAACATACAGAAGCATTAACAATGTATGAGCAGCTTCGGAAACGCGCCGTTCATGTGTTTTATGTATTGGTCAATCCTTTGGGTTGGGATACATCGATGACCAAAGACATGGCTTTGGCAAGGAAAAGTGAAGCTTGTTTAGTGGTTGCCACAGAATATATGCGTGAAAAAATAAAGGGAAAAAATAGATTGAATGAAAGTGACATGGCACTTGTTGCCCAAATGGTGCTTTCCACTCCAAATTTGAGAAAAGAGGTTTATATAAAtcttcaaaagaaattaaaaaacaatgagGTATGGTATAATTTCATTGGAACATATGTAGAAGAGGTCAGTGAATTAAACCAATTGTTGTCACTTTATGAAGTGGTTAAGCATACCAAGATGTGTAGTAAGTGGAAGGATCAAGAAGAAAGAGTAATGTCTTATCGCCAAATGTACATGATTGAGAGGCTTCTAACCTTAACATCACTTGCCAAGGGTACAAGCTACCTTACTAAGTCAAATTTGGCAGACTTGATTGTTCAGTATGATGAACAATCAAGCTTAAGATTGAGTTCCTTGGGTAGTATAAAAGCTAATCAATTGGAGGACATACTCATGTTCTTTGCCAAATTTTTGGTTGAGTTTACTAAAAACTTAAATTTGTTCCCGGTTGAAGACTTATGTTGTCTTACTTTAAGAGCAGTTGTTTGGGCTTGTTTACTCTATCTTACCTTTGGAGGAGAACACTTAGATTTCTTGAAGTGTATGTTGCTGGATGACAATATAACTTCTCATTTGCCATCAACCTTTAAGAAAGCTTTGGAAATAAGAAGGAAAGAGGATATCATTGATGTAAAAATGGTTGCTAGAGCATTCCAAAAGCTTAACAATCCTTTGATGCTGATTCAAAGCTTAAGGAAAGAGGATAACTCAGTAACTATTTTATATGCTGATTCAGATTCAGATTCAACCTTTGATGCTGGTAGCTCTTGCTTTTGGGATGCTCTGCAGGACTGTTCTTCAAAGATCTCACATATTCAG AAATTTTTGGATCGAATGCTCCCATTGTTGTCTTCGTCTGTTCAAGACCCGATTTGCATAGCCAATCAATGTCAAATGCGGGAATTCACCCGGCTGATAGGTGAAATGGAGCAACTTCATGAAGAAGTTAAACATAG TCCCTGCTGTATGGATTTGGTGGTCAAGATCTCAAAGACAATACTTTTAAGACGATCAAGAATGACTGGCATTTTGGATCAACATATCTTGTTGTGTAAAAAGAATGACGccgatgaagaagaagaatgggAGACTGAAActgatgaagaaaatgaagaggtGAAAAACGATTACAAATACGAAGGAGACTTCAATACTGATGATGATGAATGGTAG
- the LOC123905473 gene encoding uncharacterized protein LOC123905473 isoform X1, translating to MLRLKNLFKKTRSSNHIYFILCKWERYLEAILLEADKLKNSEEAYQLVFSTALATSLWHDQNLGWPILEFEGRDALLEKALLFASDVSSKFRDCAIEEAKLLSSSIDPSIFEIVNNMKAFRTHDSFRGITLCLKKLLDFHCNEDLSEYDWPENMFGFDDNCIEDMMMNRKLSLETFIYCWTCLKKNMEALVNCLGSEFNGDSEIDRFVLSYLGVWNLDGTYVLLMPEAKWVEELADKSLKRNGSLVSVDFEDLVTSAGRIWIEEMSVFAMTCCDQLESIADFLYQKKYPSKALCFMTFLHIFEVIRFLKPYLRRLQHTEALTMYEQLRKRAVHVFYVLVNPLGWDTSMTKDMALARKSEACLVVATEYMREKIKGKNRLNESDMALVAQMVLSTPNLRKEVYINLQKKLKNNEVWYNFIGTYVEEVSELNQLLSLYEVVKHTKMCSKWKDQEERVMSYRQMYMIERLLTLTSLAKGTSYLTKSNLADLIVQYDEQSSLRLSSLGSIKANQLEDILMFFAKFLVEFTKNLNLFPVEDLCCLTLRAVVWACLLYLTFGGEHLDFLKCMLLDDNITSHLPSTFKKALEIRRKEDIIDVKMVARAFQKLNNPLMLIQSLRKEDNSVTILYADSDSDSTFDAGSSCFWDALQDCSSKISHIQKFLDRMLPLLSSSVQDPICIANQCQMREFTRLIGEMEQLHEEVKHSPCCMDLVVKISKTILLRRSRMTGILDQHILLCKKNDADEEEEWETETDEENEEVKNDYKYEGDFNTDDDEW from the exons ATGCTCCGTCTAAAAAATCTTTTCAAGAAAACCAGAAGTTCCAATCACATATACTTTATATTATGTAAAT GGGAGCGTTATTTGGAGGCTATTTTACTTGAGGCTGATAAGCTGAAAAATTCTGAGGAAGCTTATCAACTTGTTTTTTCGACTGCACTTGCCACTTCTCTTTGGCATGATCAAAACTTGGGATGGCCTATATTGGAGTTTGAAGGGAGGGATGCGCTTCTGGAAAAAGCCTTGTTATTTGCAAGTGATGTGTCAAGCAAATTTCGTGATTGTGCAATTGAGGAAGCTAAGCTACTATCATCATCAATTGATCCCAGCATTTTTGAAATAGTGAATAATATGAAAGCTTTTCGCACGCATGATTCTTTTAGAGGGATAACACTGTGTTTGAAGAAACTTTTGGATTTTCATTGTAATGAAGATCTCTCTGAATACGATTGGCCGGAGAATATGTTTGGGTTTGATGATAATTGTATTGAAGACATGATGATGAATAGGAAGCTTTCTCTTGAGACATTTATTTACTGTTGGACATGTTTGAAGAAAAACATGGAGGCTTTAGTAAACTGTCTTGGCAGTGAGTTCAATGGTGACAGTGAGATTGACAGGTTTGTATTGAGCTACTTGGGTGTGTGGAATCTGGATGGCACTTATGTTCTGCTCATGCCTGAAGCCAAGTGGGTGGAGGAGCTGGCCGATAAAAGTCTAAAGAGAAATGGAAGTCTAGTCTCAGTTGACTTTGAAGATTTGGTTACTTCTGCTGGGAGaatttggattgaagaaatGTCAGTTTTTGCAATGACTTGTTGCGACCAACTTGAGAGCATTGCTGATTTTTTATATCAGAAAAAGtatccttctaaagctctttgCTTCATGACATTTCTGCACATATTTGAGGTGATTCGATTTCTCAAACCGTATCTGCGTAGGCTTCAACATACAGAAGCATTAACAATGTATGAGCAGCTTCGGAAACGCGCCGTTCATGTGTTTTATGTATTGGTCAATCCTTTGGGTTGGGATACATCGATGACCAAAGACATGGCTTTGGCAAGGAAAAGTGAAGCTTGTTTAGTGGTTGCCACAGAATATATGCGTGAAAAAATAAAGGGAAAAAATAGATTGAATGAAAGTGACATGGCACTTGTTGCCCAAATGGTGCTTTCCACTCCAAATTTGAGAAAAGAGGTTTATATAAAtcttcaaaagaaattaaaaaacaatgagGTATGGTATAATTTCATTGGAACATATGTAGAAGAGGTCAGTGAATTAAACCAATTGTTGTCACTTTATGAAGTGGTTAAGCATACCAAGATGTGTAGTAAGTGGAAGGATCAAGAAGAAAGAGTAATGTCTTATCGCCAAATGTACATGATTGAGAGGCTTCTAACCTTAACATCACTTGCCAAGGGTACAAGCTACCTTACTAAGTCAAATTTGGCAGACTTGATTGTTCAGTATGATGAACAATCAAGCTTAAGATTGAGTTCCTTGGGTAGTATAAAAGCTAATCAATTGGAGGACATACTCATGTTCTTTGCCAAATTTTTGGTTGAGTTTACTAAAAACTTAAATTTGTTCCCGGTTGAAGACTTATGTTGTCTTACTTTAAGAGCAGTTGTTTGGGCTTGTTTACTCTATCTTACCTTTGGAGGAGAACACTTAGATTTCTTGAAGTGTATGTTGCTGGATGACAATATAACTTCTCATTTGCCATCAACCTTTAAGAAAGCTTTGGAAATAAGAAGGAAAGAGGATATCATTGATGTAAAAATGGTTGCTAGAGCATTCCAAAAGCTTAACAATCCTTTGATGCTGATTCAAAGCTTAAGGAAAGAGGATAACTCAGTAACTATTTTATATGCTGATTCAGATTCAGATTCAACCTTTGATGCTGGTAGCTCTTGCTTTTGGGATGCTCTGCAGGACTGTTCTTCAAAGATCTCACATATTCAG AAATTTTTGGATCGAATGCTCCCATTGTTGTCTTCGTCTGTTCAAGACCCGATTTGCATAGCCAATCAATGTCAAATGCGGGAATTCACCCGGCTGATAGGTGAAATGGAGCAACTTCATGAAGAAGTTAAACATAG TCCCTGCTGTATGGATTTGGTGGTCAAGATCTCAAAGACAATACTTTTAAGACGATCAAGAATGACTGGCATTTTGGATCAACATATCTTGTTGTGTAAAAAGAATGACGccgatgaagaagaagaatgggAGACTGAAActgatgaagaaaatgaagaggtGAAAAACGATTACAAATACGAAGGAGACTTCAATACTGATGATGATGAATGGTAG